The Dreissena polymorpha isolate Duluth1 chromosome 10, UMN_Dpol_1.0, whole genome shotgun sequence genome includes a region encoding these proteins:
- the LOC127848804 gene encoding toll-like receptor 4: MADFQYYQFFNDKTGQMFTTDVLDDISHLKYRYYSYTFIIITCVIVLALFMSIVIGGFVYKNRWKLRYLMYRTRNTFFGHRNSAYYTVIQNYQFDAFISYEEDNTRFILDDVIPRLETENVSLCLHQRDFLPGNEISDNIIHAIQSSRKTVVILSNAFLKSKWCMYEFNMGRMESIYSRGEEISLVIVMLETVPNSAMPLEMVRWIQDNNYIEYTTDHEGNALFEDKQTCDNIVNRTC; the protein is encoded by the coding sequence ATGGCAGATTTCCAATACTATCAGTTCTTTAATGACAAGACAGGACAGATGTTTACAACAGATGTCCTCGACGATATAAGCCATCTAAAATACAGGTATTATTCATATACTTTTATCATAATAACATGTGTAATAGTGCTGGCGCTTTTTATGTCCATCGTCATCGGTGGATTTGTTTACAAAAACCGCTGGAAACTTAGGTATTTAATGTATAGGACTAGGAACACGTTTTTTGGACACCGCAACTCGGCATACTACACTGTTATACAAAACTATCAATTCGATGCATTCATATCGTATGAAGAAGACAATACGAGATTCATACTTGATGATGTGATTCCTCGTCTGGAGACGGAGAATGTGTCACTTTGTCTTCATCAAAGAGACTTCCTCCCTGGCAATGAAATCTCAGACAACATAATTCACGCCATCCAGAGCAGCAGAAAGACGGTTGTCATATTGTCAAATGCCTTTCTGAAGAGCAAGTGGTGCATGTACGAATTCAACATGGGGCGAATGGAGAGCATATATTCTAGAGGCGAGGAAATTTCGCTTGTTATTGTGATGCTGGAAACTGTACCTAACAGCGCTATGCCGTTGGAAATGGTACGATGGATTCAAgacaataattatattgaatacaCTACCGATCACGAGGGGAACGCTCTTTTCGAGGACAAACAGACGTGTGATAACATCGTAAATCGAACATGCTAA